In Mycobacterium sp. 050128, one genomic interval encodes:
- a CDS encoding GNAT family N-acetyltransferase codes for MLPYAAWEEYAAQKRIVCAVGGDAAAESGPAQQLLGYVAIRLPRQSVAITHLVVREDMRKTGIARKLVEEVRRRYPDRRGISVRCRRDYPANQAWPKLGFVARGNRKGRSAEGHLLTDWWYDFGHHDLLTWQGGAQSSVPVVIDANVFLSLHARSPEERILQTISAVEDRLQILITPELFNELNRHSDGGERERLLRIAQGYPQLAVDPSVVNLHEEQILRGLARRPKSLQDRSDVRHVAYAMAAGINIVVSEDRKAKSRLSSAPALKLANVVITNPFNLAALLDEREGDPAYAPQALKETGYKLGEAGSDDADLGRFINNAAGERRTTYQAICDGLAAKRPSSHRLLLRDPQGSPVGLLGTVPLGGNLEVPLLRIRQCALQTSVATQLVGHLRELAAEESAEIIIVKDRHLDSAIYDALLEDGYHSFSGGLICLTIRSVMSLHQLRVRIGELRTRLTEVQRQAIVPLSNIANQDHSPLNTYMLEHQLRPLRLLDSDLDTWILPIKPAYAMDLFGYPPQLFDRRSDLGMRREHVFFRGQKSGEVAPGRVLWYASQPQCAVFAISTLVEVRDLTPEVAHRKYQRLGVFGLERLRAAAGPAGTVRALRIADTELLDHPVPLARLRRVAGRRSRTLQLWSATKIDKALFAELIGKALASD; via the coding sequence TTGCTGCCCTACGCAGCATGGGAAGAGTATGCAGCCCAAAAGCGCATAGTGTGTGCGGTCGGCGGCGATGCTGCGGCTGAGTCTGGGCCGGCCCAGCAGCTCTTGGGCTACGTCGCTATTCGTCTGCCGCGCCAGAGCGTCGCAATCACGCATCTAGTTGTGCGCGAAGATATGCGGAAAACCGGGATAGCGAGGAAACTAGTCGAAGAAGTTCGTCGACGTTACCCGGATCGAAGAGGCATCTCTGTACGCTGCCGACGGGACTATCCGGCCAACCAGGCGTGGCCAAAGCTGGGCTTTGTGGCCCGCGGCAATCGCAAAGGGCGCAGCGCGGAAGGCCACCTACTTACTGACTGGTGGTACGACTTCGGTCATCATGACCTGTTAACGTGGCAAGGCGGGGCTCAATCAAGCGTCCCCGTCGTTATCGACGCAAACGTATTTTTGTCGCTGCACGCGCGCAGCCCCGAAGAGCGCATCCTTCAAACTATCAGTGCTGTCGAGGACAGATTACAGATTCTAATTACACCGGAACTCTTCAACGAACTAAATCGGCATTCCGATGGTGGTGAGCGTGAGCGCTTGCTGCGTATTGCGCAGGGATATCCCCAGCTGGCGGTTGATCCTTCCGTAGTCAATTTGCACGAGGAGCAAATTCTGCGGGGCCTAGCTAGGCGTCCGAAGAGCTTGCAGGACAGGAGCGATGTGCGGCATGTTGCTTATGCCATGGCTGCAGGCATCAACATTGTTGTTTCCGAAGACCGCAAAGCGAAATCACGCCTTAGTAGTGCGCCCGCATTGAAGCTGGCGAATGTCGTCATCACCAACCCCTTCAATCTGGCCGCTCTGCTCGATGAGCGCGAAGGCGACCCGGCGTACGCACCTCAAGCGTTGAAGGAGACCGGTTACAAACTCGGGGAAGCTGGTAGTGACGACGCCGACCTCGGGAGGTTCATCAACAATGCTGCCGGGGAAAGACGGACAACGTATCAAGCAATATGCGATGGACTAGCCGCTAAGCGACCCAGCTCCCATCGCCTGCTACTTCGCGATCCTCAGGGCTCGCCGGTTGGGTTGCTGGGAACCGTGCCGCTTGGCGGGAATCTTGAAGTGCCGCTTCTAAGAATTCGGCAGTGTGCGCTACAGACCAGCGTGGCCACTCAACTCGTCGGGCATCTTCGCGAGCTTGCCGCAGAGGAATCAGCGGAGATTATCATTGTAAAAGATCGGCACTTAGATAGCGCCATTTACGATGCGCTTCTCGAAGACGGTTATCATTCTTTCAGCGGCGGTTTAATTTGTCTGACTATTCGGTCTGTAATGTCGCTACACCAGTTAAGAGTCCGGATAGGAGAGTTGCGAACTAGACTGACGGAAGTTCAACGGCAAGCGATCGTGCCGCTGAGCAACATTGCAAATCAAGATCACTCACCTTTAAATACGTACATGTTGGAGCATCAATTGAGACCCCTCCGATTGCTTGATTCAGACTTAGACACATGGATCTTGCCGATAAAGCCGGCGTATGCAATGGATCTATTTGGGTATCCACCTCAGTTATTCGACCGGCGATCCGACTTAGGTATGCGGCGAGAACACGTTTTCTTCCGTGGGCAGAAATCGGGCGAGGTGGCTCCCGGGCGTGTTCTTTGGTATGCCAGCCAACCTCAGTGCGCGGTATTCGCGATCAGCACCTTGGTAGAAGTTCGCGACCTAACACCTGAGGTCGCGCATCGTAAATACCAGCGGCTTGGTGTCTTTGGTCTTGAGCGGTTGAGAGCGGCCGCCGGTCCCGCGGGCACAGTCCGAGCTTTGCGCATAGCCGACACCGAGCTGCTTGATCACCCAGTCCCGCTGGCGCGGCTTCGGCGAGTTGCGGGGCGTAGGAGTCGGACTCTGCAGCTATGGTCCGCTACCAAGATCGACAAGGCGCTGTTCGCGGAATTGATCGGAAAGGCCCTTGCAAGTGACTGA
- a CDS encoding HIT family protein, producing MPTTAGALGLNIFDRPQRVLRSCRLCNIEAQEPTIHQSADASAVPSLGSFIAGWTLVVPRRHVLALSDLSSDEWSGFTSTVNYVRTRIEGAYGDVISFEHGSAGPNRLAGCGVDHAHLHIVPSTTNLRSAIDAISTTVGRFQWEPAEGKPEARRSLDYLYIADSSGQWITYGDSIPSQVVRRALAAECGRNIWDWKEDHCQDIVADTLSMLLNQ from the coding sequence ATGCCTACCACTGCAGGAGCGTTGGGGCTCAACATATTTGACCGGCCGCAGCGTGTGCTCCGCAGCTGCAGGCTCTGCAACATCGAAGCGCAAGAACCGACCATCCACCAATCCGCGGATGCTTCGGCCGTTCCGTCTCTCGGCTCGTTCATCGCAGGTTGGACTCTCGTGGTCCCTCGCCGTCACGTTCTGGCTCTATCGGACCTAAGTAGCGACGAGTGGAGTGGGTTTACTAGCACCGTGAACTATGTCCGAACGCGAATTGAAGGCGCTTACGGCGACGTAATTTCATTTGAGCACGGATCCGCAGGACCGAACAGATTAGCAGGCTGCGGTGTCGACCATGCTCACTTACATATCGTTCCGTCTACCACGAATCTTCGGTCAGCGATTGATGCAATCTCGACGACCGTCGGCCGCTTTCAATGGGAGCCCGCCGAAGGGAAGCCAGAAGCACGGCGATCACTCGACTATCTGTACATCGCCGATAGCTCAGGCCAATGGATTACTTATGGTGACTCGATTCCTAGCCAAGTAGTCCGCCGCGCCCTTGCCGCTGAGTGTGGTCGCAATATCTGGGACTGGAAAGAGGACCACTGTCAAGATATTGTCGCAGACACGCTAAGTATGCTTCTGAACCAATAA
- a CDS encoding nucleoside triphosphate pyrophosphohydrolase, which translates to MNLGSQNRYVFAAPSGEYTGLPIADMADAGGKGAGLMRIPPDWYPPTIIVGAGLHAWFDAADAAAKATLEHALSGDGLGAALSQLVSVESQEQVLVRSSALNEGIAERGAYETFVSQPDVNGVASRLREIWVAAQQLRDGAWIAALLQPQIAAKLAGHLSNEHRVSRESYGWLATFIAGGSQSTERWRVSGDQGVDDGPLHCSTVTSLTAQLRRVANWFSSKPTRYHLEWVWDGNRLWIVQADPVHPVTGKSPGDCWIPPRAHEVNSNSLRYWEPAARHFEKVSASPWRKIESLREFYRAALPVPEVWALSNAAAIEILANGGTPEGLLSDLQELCAGHIVVRVDVTSNFEGLMLPKINCTNDPTEVVGFLRKETGRLVGQGIPYRSICFLAHRYLRARACAWTISSPHSSVVTIDSCWGLADGMSWLPHDRFMIDVDGSTMQRSIVGKPSLYDVLEDRSWGYRDTPSEWIWRSSMSEQQFVSVARGARRLAVQAGEPVLTMWFIGLLDGADADCIPSFQNHEIPENSNGVIDVSPTALRASIKSRHDLAAFDDRFTAQDSAKVLLLAPTSDLVRDPSFIHEVIEVAQRRALAVELDGSPLCHPFYLLQRAGIPVVCRGVREAKPVSFGKLVRDAIPDLIALKGESVVTYRATPTEISRLLRVKLIEEAMELFRSSDRDAILDEIADLLEVVDALRRNAGLSIRAVTERRRSKRESRGAFDEGRVLVATRLGPEPQEETCQLALPVLPEGSRRLPRWQVQLEGDRLAISNIPPMPGEAASFVVETASGARLAVEYATDGVVVTLDSKPIQPDQPTLFQ; encoded by the coding sequence GTGAACCTGGGTTCACAGAACAGGTACGTGTTCGCCGCGCCATCAGGGGAATATACCGGCCTGCCGATAGCTGACATGGCCGACGCTGGCGGCAAAGGCGCTGGCCTGATGCGCATACCACCGGATTGGTATCCCCCGACGATAATCGTGGGAGCCGGGCTGCATGCATGGTTCGATGCCGCCGACGCGGCTGCGAAAGCAACTTTGGAACACGCTTTATCCGGCGATGGGTTGGGCGCTGCGCTTAGCCAGTTGGTATCAGTGGAATCCCAGGAGCAAGTCCTCGTCAGGAGCAGTGCCTTAAACGAAGGTATCGCTGAGCGGGGTGCTTACGAGACGTTCGTTTCCCAACCCGACGTGAATGGAGTAGCTTCCCGACTTCGAGAGATTTGGGTTGCTGCCCAGCAACTACGAGATGGCGCGTGGATTGCCGCTCTCCTGCAACCCCAAATTGCCGCTAAGCTCGCTGGTCACTTGTCGAATGAGCATCGAGTAAGTCGAGAAAGCTACGGTTGGCTAGCAACGTTTATTGCTGGCGGGTCGCAGTCGACCGAACGTTGGCGCGTTAGCGGTGACCAAGGTGTGGATGACGGGCCCCTTCACTGCTCCACAGTGACCTCACTGACAGCTCAACTCCGTCGCGTGGCAAACTGGTTTAGCAGTAAGCCCACCCGATATCATCTTGAGTGGGTTTGGGACGGGAATCGCCTGTGGATCGTGCAAGCGGACCCTGTCCATCCCGTTACGGGGAAAAGCCCGGGCGATTGCTGGATTCCGCCGCGCGCGCACGAAGTAAATTCGAACTCCTTACGGTATTGGGAGCCGGCTGCTCGCCATTTTGAGAAGGTATCGGCATCGCCATGGAGAAAAATTGAGAGTCTACGAGAGTTCTACCGAGCAGCATTGCCCGTCCCGGAGGTGTGGGCTCTTTCGAATGCGGCTGCTATTGAAATACTAGCCAATGGGGGCACACCTGAAGGGTTACTCAGTGATCTTCAAGAGCTTTGCGCTGGGCACATCGTGGTGCGGGTCGACGTGACCTCTAACTTCGAAGGATTGATGTTGCCGAAGATAAACTGTACTAATGATCCGACAGAGGTGGTTGGATTTCTTCGCAAGGAAACAGGCAGGCTTGTCGGCCAAGGGATTCCTTATCGAAGTATCTGTTTCCTAGCTCATCGCTATCTTCGCGCTCGTGCGTGTGCATGGACAATTTCGTCTCCCCACTCGTCTGTAGTAACCATCGATAGCTGTTGGGGTTTAGCCGATGGAATGAGTTGGCTGCCCCATGACCGATTTATGATTGATGTAGACGGATCAACGATGCAACGTTCGATCGTAGGTAAGCCCTCACTTTACGATGTATTAGAAGACCGCTCATGGGGGTACAGGGATACGCCGAGCGAATGGATCTGGCGTTCCAGCATGAGTGAGCAGCAATTTGTTAGCGTTGCGCGAGGCGCAAGGCGCCTCGCGGTTCAGGCCGGGGAGCCAGTACTCACGATGTGGTTTATCGGCCTCCTTGATGGCGCGGACGCGGATTGCATACCGTCGTTTCAAAATCACGAAATACCAGAAAACTCGAACGGTGTAATTGATGTCAGCCCTACCGCGCTAAGGGCGTCGATTAAAAGTCGCCACGACTTAGCAGCCTTCGACGATCGGTTCACCGCTCAGGATTCCGCGAAGGTCTTGTTGCTGGCCCCTACATCCGACTTGGTCCGAGATCCGTCATTTATTCATGAAGTAATCGAGGTAGCCCAACGCCGTGCGCTCGCTGTCGAGCTCGATGGCAGCCCGCTGTGCCACCCGTTTTATCTTTTGCAGCGCGCAGGCATTCCCGTAGTATGCCGAGGTGTCCGTGAGGCCAAGCCGGTTTCCTTCGGGAAGCTCGTGCGAGACGCAATTCCGGACCTCATCGCACTAAAAGGCGAGTCGGTGGTGACTTACCGTGCGACTCCCACGGAGATATCAAGGTTGCTAAGAGTCAAGCTAATTGAGGAAGCAATGGAATTATTTCGGTCAAGCGACCGAGATGCGATTCTCGACGAGATTGCAGACTTGCTAGAGGTTGTAGACGCTTTACGCAGAAATGCAGGCTTGTCGATCCGCGCCGTAACCGAGCGGCGCAGATCAAAACGAGAAAGCCGGGGGGCCTTTGACGAGGGGCGAGTTCTTGTTGCGACAAGACTCGGCCCCGAACCGCAGGAGGAGACATGTCAACTCGCTTTGCCAGTCCTGCCAGAAGGCTCTCGCCGACTCCCGCGATGGCAGGTACAACTCGAGGGCGACCGCCTTGCTATCAGCAATATCCCGCCGATGCCGGGTGAAGCGGCTTCGTTTGTCGTTGAGACGGCTAGCGGTGCTCGCTTGGCAGTCGAGTATGCCACTGACGGCGTTGTGGTCACTCTAGACTCCAAGCCAATACAACCTGATCAACCGACGCTGTTCCAGTGA
- a CDS encoding cutinase family protein: MSSHRIGRWVGPGVSAVLTTAGLLLSPAATPIASAFDCPDVEVIFARGTNEPAGLGRVGDAFVDSLRQQTGLNILPYGVNYAASKLQLHGGDGANDTIDRVKKSVETCPNTKIVLGGYSQGASVMDIVAGVPIGGISWGNKLPPQYADNIAAVVTFGDVADRAGGTLPSQSAMLGSKAVDYCNPNDPICHAGPGNEWSGHTEGYVPVYTTQAAQFVASKLMAGTGQSVPGYGPSTPGAGPNTPQTPGQAPGPGSPTPGPLSPSYAPQSPAPAAPGPTVPQTDMVAAVH, encoded by the coding sequence GTGTCTTCCCACCGCATAGGTCGCTGGGTGGGCCCGGGGGTTTCTGCAGTGCTCACCACCGCCGGCCTGCTCCTGTCCCCAGCTGCGACGCCAATCGCCTCCGCCTTCGACTGCCCCGACGTCGAGGTCATCTTCGCCCGCGGCACCAACGAGCCGGCCGGGTTGGGCCGCGTCGGCGATGCCTTCGTCGACTCGCTGCGCCAGCAGACCGGTCTGAACATCCTGCCCTACGGCGTCAACTACGCCGCCAGCAAGCTGCAGCTGCACGGCGGCGACGGGGCCAACGACACCATCGACCGCGTCAAGAAGAGCGTGGAAACGTGCCCCAACACCAAGATCGTGCTGGGCGGCTACTCGCAGGGCGCGTCGGTGATGGACATCGTGGCCGGCGTCCCGATCGGCGGTATCAGCTGGGGCAACAAGCTGCCGCCGCAGTACGCGGACAACATCGCCGCCGTCGTCACCTTCGGTGACGTCGCCGACCGCGCCGGCGGCACCCTGCCCAGCCAGAGTGCGATGCTCGGCTCCAAGGCCGTCGACTATTGCAACCCCAACGACCCGATCTGCCACGCCGGTCCCGGCAACGAGTGGAGCGGGCACACCGAGGGCTATGTCCCCGTCTACACCACCCAGGCGGCGCAGTTCGTCGCGTCCAAACTGATGGCCGGCACCGGCCAGTCGGTGCCCGGGTATGGGCCGTCGACGCCGGGCGCTGGCCCCAACACGCCGCAAACGCCGGGGCAGGCACCGGGTCCCGGCTCGCCGACCCCCGGCCCGTTGAGCCCCAGCTACGCGCCGCAATCGCCGGCCCCGGCGGCGCCCGGACCTACGGTTCCCCAGACCGACATGGTTGCCGCGGTTCACTGA
- a CDS encoding cutinase family protein: MSLAAKRSRAHNFSLLAVAALVVGAALVFGSPLIPRAFARCPDVEVVFARGTDEPPGLGKVGGAFVNALRQQTNRNVGSYGVNYPANDDFLAATDGANDASAHIQHMAEHCPDTKLVLGGYSQGAAVIDIVTAAPLPALGFRDPLPAAAADHVAAVVLFGNPSGRAGNLMTVLSTDLGGKILNLCNPGDPICSDGNSWPAHLSYVPKLTNKAAHFVAGKI; the protein is encoded by the coding sequence ATGAGCCTTGCCGCGAAAAGATCACGGGCGCATAACTTTTCCTTGTTGGCAGTCGCCGCACTGGTGGTGGGCGCCGCGCTGGTGTTCGGGTCTCCGCTGATCCCGCGCGCGTTTGCCAGGTGCCCGGATGTCGAGGTGGTGTTCGCCCGCGGAACCGACGAGCCTCCCGGCCTCGGCAAAGTCGGCGGCGCCTTCGTCAACGCGCTGCGCCAGCAGACCAACCGCAATGTGGGGTCCTACGGCGTCAACTACCCCGCTAACGACGATTTCCTGGCCGCCACCGACGGGGCGAACGACGCCAGTGCCCACATCCAGCACATGGCCGAACACTGCCCCGACACCAAGCTGGTGCTGGGCGGTTACTCCCAGGGCGCCGCGGTCATCGATATCGTCACCGCCGCACCGCTGCCCGCCCTCGGGTTTCGCGATCCGCTGCCGGCCGCGGCCGCCGATCACGTCGCCGCGGTCGTCCTGTTCGGGAATCCGTCGGGGCGGGCCGGCAATCTGATGACGGTCCTTAGCACGGATTTGGGCGGCAAGATCCTCAACTTGTGCAATCCCGGCGACCCGATCTGCTCCGACGGCAACTCGTGGCCGGCCCACCTCAGCTACGTGCCCAAATTGACCAATAAGGCAGCACATTTCGTCGCCGGCAAGATCTAG
- a CDS encoding cutinase family protein yields MGVRPFSNAVLAAFMTIGPAVALAPVASAGPPCPGAEVVFARGREEPPGAGLVGDAFANSLRGKTQLPVGVYGVNYPADVDPAKGAIDMSNHVQYMAKHCPDTREVLGGYSLGAVSADLVIAVTQPSFGFKNPLPPGIDQHVAAVALFGNGTQRVLGPVPGFSPAFAGKTIEECAPGDPICNGNGKAVWASHLQPSYIDSGLVDQAASFAAGKL; encoded by the coding sequence ATGGGGGTTAGACCGTTCAGCAACGCAGTGCTCGCAGCATTCATGACCATCGGTCCGGCAGTGGCCTTGGCGCCGGTGGCCTCGGCGGGGCCGCCGTGTCCGGGTGCCGAGGTGGTCTTCGCCCGCGGCCGCGAGGAACCGCCCGGAGCCGGCCTGGTTGGCGATGCGTTCGCCAATTCGCTGCGCGGCAAGACGCAGCTGCCCGTCGGCGTCTACGGGGTCAACTACCCCGCCGACGTCGATCCGGCCAAGGGCGCCATCGACATGAGCAACCACGTCCAGTACATGGCCAAACACTGCCCGGACACCCGCGAGGTGCTCGGGGGTTACTCGCTCGGCGCCGTGTCGGCCGACCTGGTGATCGCGGTGACCCAGCCCTCGTTCGGCTTCAAGAATCCGCTGCCCCCGGGCATCGATCAGCACGTCGCGGCGGTCGCGTTGTTCGGCAACGGTACTCAGCGGGTGCTCGGCCCGGTCCCCGGCTTCAGCCCGGCGTTCGCCGGCAAGACGATCGAGGAGTGTGCACCCGGCGACCCGATCTGCAACGGCAACGGTAAGGCGGTGTGGGCGTCGCATCTGCAACCGTCGTACATCGACTCGGGATTGGTGGATCAGGCGGCCAGTTTCGCGGCCGGCAAGCTGTAG
- the truA gene encoding tRNA pseudouridine(38-40) synthase TruA, which produces MRPSSPRLRSPARVTSPPTNSEAVRLRLDIAYDGTDFAGWATQAGQRTVAGVIDDALTTVFRTPVKLCAAGRTDTGVHATGQVAHVDVPAAALPNAYPRSPRAGDPEFLPLLRRLGRFLPTDVRVLGISRAPAGFDARFSALRRHYEYRLSTAAYGVQPRQARYITAWPRDLDVEAMRVASQDLLGLNDFAAFCRYRSGATTIRDLQRLDWSRDGDLITAHVTADAFCWQMVRSLVGALLAVGEHRRSAQWCRELLSATARSSDFAAAPAEGLTLVGVDYPPDDELASRILITRDLRTR; this is translated from the coding sequence ATGCGGCCGAGCAGCCCGAGGCTGAGGTCGCCGGCGAGGGTGACGAGTCCACCGACAAATAGCGAAGCCGTCCGTCTTAGGCTCGATATCGCCTACGACGGAACCGATTTCGCGGGCTGGGCAACGCAGGCCGGGCAGCGCACTGTCGCCGGCGTCATCGACGACGCGCTGACGACGGTTTTCCGCACGCCGGTAAAGCTGTGCGCGGCCGGGCGCACCGACACCGGAGTACATGCCACCGGACAGGTGGCCCATGTCGATGTGCCCGCCGCCGCCTTGCCCAATGCCTACCCGCGTTCGCCACGCGCGGGCGATCCGGAATTCCTGCCACTGCTGCGCCGCCTGGGCCGCTTTTTACCCACCGACGTCCGGGTACTCGGAATATCCCGCGCCCCAGCGGGTTTCGACGCGCGGTTCTCGGCGCTACGGCGCCATTACGAGTACCGGTTGTCGACGGCCGCCTACGGTGTGCAGCCGCGGCAAGCGCGCTACATCACCGCCTGGCCGCGCGACCTGGACGTCGAGGCGATGCGCGTCGCATCGCAAGATCTGCTGGGGTTGAACGACTTTGCGGCCTTCTGTCGCTATCGCAGCGGCGCCACCACGATTCGCGACCTGCAGCGGCTGGATTGGTCGCGCGACGGCGACCTGATCACCGCGCACGTCACCGCGGATGCGTTCTGCTGGCAGATGGTGCGCTCGCTGGTCGGCGCGCTGCTGGCCGTCGGGGAACACCGGCGCAGCGCGCAATGGTGCCGTGAATTGCTTAGCGCCACAGCACGATCCAGCGACTTCGCGGCCGCTCCGGCGGAGGGCCTGACGCTGGTGGGGGTGGACTATCCGCCCGACGACGAGCTCGCGTCGCGGATCCTGATCACCCGCGATCTGCGCACGCGCTAG
- the rplQ gene encoding 50S ribosomal protein L17: protein MPKPTKGPRLGGSSSHQKALLANLATSLFEHGRIKTTEPKARALRPYAEKLITHAKKGTLHNRREVMKKIRDKDVVHALFAEIGPHFADREGGYTRIIKVEARKGDNAPMAVIELVQEKTVTAEADRARRVKASKKASETGGAPVVAAAAPQAAVEPEAAEGPTAEEATAPEAEVEEATTEAVEPAAEADAAEQPEAEVAGEGDESTDK from the coding sequence ATGCCCAAGCCCACCAAGGGCCCTCGCCTCGGCGGGTCGTCTTCGCACCAGAAGGCTCTGCTGGCCAACCTGGCCACGTCGCTGTTCGAGCACGGTCGCATCAAGACGACCGAGCCGAAGGCACGTGCGCTGCGGCCGTACGCGGAGAAGCTGATCACGCACGCGAAAAAGGGCACGCTGCACAATCGCCGAGAGGTGATGAAGAAGATCCGCGACAAGGACGTGGTGCACGCCCTTTTCGCGGAGATCGGGCCGCACTTCGCCGATCGTGAGGGTGGCTACACCCGCATCATCAAGGTCGAGGCGCGCAAGGGCGACAACGCCCCGATGGCCGTGATCGAGCTGGTGCAGGAAAAGACCGTCACCGCGGAGGCCGACCGTGCGCGTCGGGTGAAGGCGTCGAAGAAGGCTTCCGAGACTGGAGGGGCGCCGGTGGTCGCGGCCGCCGCGCCGCAGGCCGCGGTCGAGCCCGAGGCCGCCGAAGGCCCGACGGCCGAGGAGGCGACTGCTCCCGAAGCCGAGGTCGAAGAGGCCACGACCGAAGCCGTTGAGCCGGCCGCCGAGGCCGATGCGGCCGAGCAGCCCGAGGCTGAGGTCGCCGGCGAGGGTGACGAGTCCACCGACAAATAG
- a CDS encoding DNA-directed RNA polymerase subunit alpha, which produces MLISQRPTLSEEILTDSRSQFVIEPLEPGFGYTLGNSLRRTLLSSIPGAAVTSIRIDGVLHEFTTVPGVKEDVTDIILNLKGLVVSSEEDEPVTMYLRKQGPGEVTAGDIVPPAGVTVHNPGMHIATLNDKGKLEVELVVERGRGYVPAVQNRASGAEIGRIPVDSIYSPVLKVTYKVDATRVEQRTDFDKLILDVETKSSITPRDALASAGKTLVELFGLARELNVEAEGIEIGPSPAEADHIASFALPIDDLDLTVRSYNCLKREGVHTVGELVSRTESDLLDIRNFGQKSIDEVKVKLHQLGLSLKDSPPSFDPSEVAGYDVATGTWSSEGSYDDADYAETEQL; this is translated from the coding sequence ATGCTGATTTCTCAGCGACCCACACTGTCCGAGGAAATCCTCACCGACAGCCGGTCCCAGTTCGTCATCGAACCGCTGGAGCCGGGTTTCGGTTACACCCTTGGCAATTCGCTGCGGCGCACACTGCTGTCGTCGATTCCCGGCGCGGCCGTGACCAGCATTCGCATCGACGGCGTGCTGCACGAGTTCACCACCGTGCCCGGTGTTAAAGAGGATGTCACCGACATCATCCTGAACCTCAAGGGTCTGGTCGTGTCCTCCGAGGAGGACGAGCCGGTCACCATGTACCTGCGCAAGCAGGGCCCGGGTGAGGTCACCGCGGGTGACATCGTGCCGCCCGCCGGCGTCACGGTGCACAACCCCGGCATGCACATCGCGACGCTGAACGACAAGGGCAAGCTCGAGGTCGAGCTCGTCGTCGAGCGCGGTCGTGGTTACGTGCCGGCTGTGCAGAACCGTGCTTCCGGTGCCGAAATCGGCCGTATCCCAGTCGATTCCATCTACTCGCCGGTGCTCAAGGTCACCTACAAGGTGGACGCCACCCGTGTCGAGCAGCGCACCGACTTCGACAAGCTGATCCTGGACGTCGAGACCAAGAGTTCGATCACCCCCCGCGATGCTCTGGCGTCGGCGGGTAAGACCCTGGTCGAATTGTTCGGCCTGGCACGCGAACTCAACGTCGAAGCCGAGGGCATCGAGATCGGGCCGTCGCCGGCCGAGGCCGACCACATCGCCTCGTTCGCGCTGCCGATCGACGACCTGGATCTGACCGTGCGGTCCTACAACTGCCTCAAGCGCGAGGGTGTGCACACCGTCGGCGAGCTGGTGAGCCGCACCGAGTCCGACCTGCTCGACATCCGCAACTTCGGCCAGAAGTCCATCGACGAGGTCAAGGTCAAGCTGCACCAGCTGGGCCTGTCGCTCAAGGACAGCCCGCCGAGCTTCGACCCGTCGGAGGTCGCGGGTTACGACGTCGCCACCGGCACCTGGTCCAGCGAGGGGTCGTACGACGATGCGGACTACGCCGAAACCGAACAGCTGTAA
- the rpsD gene encoding 30S ribosomal protein S4: protein MARYTGPITRKSRRLRTDLVGGDQAFEKRPYPPGQHGRARIKESEYLLQLQEKQKARFTYGVMEKQFRRYYEEAVRHSGKTGENLLQILESRLDNVVYRAGLARTRRMARQLVSHGHFSVNGVHVNVPSYRVSQYDIIDVRDGSLNTVPFQIARETAGDRPIPSWLQVVGERQRILVHQLPERAQIDVPLTEQLIVEYYSK from the coding sequence ATGGCTCGTTACACCGGACCCATCACTCGCAAGTCGCGCCGGCTGCGCACCGACCTCGTCGGTGGCGACCAGGCCTTCGAGAAGCGTCCCTACCCGCCCGGCCAGCACGGCCGCGCACGGATCAAGGAAAGCGAATACCTGCTGCAGCTGCAGGAGAAGCAGAAGGCCCGCTTCACCTACGGCGTAATGGAAAAGCAGTTCCGTCGCTACTACGAAGAGGCCGTGCGCCACTCCGGCAAGACCGGTGAGAACCTGCTGCAGATCCTGGAGAGCCGGTTGGACAACGTCGTGTACCGCGCCGGGCTGGCGCGTACCCGCCGGATGGCCCGCCAGCTGGTCAGCCACGGGCACTTCAGCGTCAACGGCGTGCACGTCAACGTCCCCAGCTACCGGGTGTCGCAGTACGACATCATCGACGTGCGGGACGGGTCGCTGAACACCGTGCCCTTCCAGATCGCGCGGGAGACGGCGGGCGACCGTCCGATCCCGAGCTGGCTGCAGGTGGTCGGGGAGCGTCAGCGCATCCTCGTGCACCAATTGCCCGAGCGCGCACAGATCGACGTGCCGCTCACCGAGCAGCTCATCGTCGAGTACTACTCGAAGTAA